From a single Accipiter gentilis chromosome 32, bAccGen1.1, whole genome shotgun sequence genomic region:
- the CFAP298 gene encoding cilia- and flagella-associated protein 298 — translation MVRLHVKRGDESQFLLEAAGSARLADLAPLVARIYNGRLKVQRLCSEMQELAEHGVFLPYNMQGLTDEQIEELKLKDEWAEKCVPSGGSVFKKDEIGRRNGHAPNEKMQQVIKKTIEEAKALISRKQVQAGVCVNMEMVKDALDQLRGAVMIVYPMGLPPHDPVRMEFEDKEDLSGTHAGLEVIEESEAQLWWAGKELKETKLLSDYIGKNEKTTIIVKIQKKGQGAPGREPLISHEEQKQMMLYYYRKQEELKKLEEDDDDSFLNAEWADNHALKRQFHGVKDIKWRPR, via the exons ATGGTGCGGCTGCACGTGAAGCGGGGCGACGAGAGCCAGTTCCTGCTGGAGGCGGCCGGCAGCGCCCGCCTCGCCGACCTGGCGCCCCTCGTCGCCCGCATCTACAACGGGAGGCTGAAGGTGCAGCGCCTCTGCTCAG AGatgcaggagctggcagagcatGGTGTTTTCTTGCCTTATAATATGCAAGGACTGACAGATGAGCAAATCGAAGAACTGAAGTTGAAAGATGAGTGGGCAGAAAAGTGTGTACCAAGCGGTGGAAGTGTCTTCAAAAAGGATGAAATTGGGCGAAGAAATGGGCACG CTCCaaatgaaaaaatgcagcaagttATAAAGAAGACAATAGAGGAGGCCAAGGCGTTAATCTCTAGG AAACAAGTTCAGGCTGGTGTGTGTGTTAACATGGAGATGGTGAAAGATGCATTGGACCAGCTCCGAGGGGCTGTGATGATTGTGTATCCGATGGGATTGCCTCCACATGATCCAGTTAGGATGGAGTTTGAAGATAAAGAAGACTTGTCAGGAACTCAT GCTGGACTTGAAGTTATAGAAGAATCAGAAGCGCAATTATGGTGGGCAGGAAAGGAGTTGAAAGAAACAAAGTTGCTCTCTGACTATATaggcaaaaatgagaaaacaacCATCATTGTCAAGATACAGAAA AAAGGACAAGGAGCTCCAGGGCGCGAACCTCTGATTAGTCATGAAGAGCAAAAACAGATGATGCTGTATTACTACAGAAAGCAGGAGGAACTTAAG AAACTAGAAGAGGATGACGATGACTCATTTCTAAATGCTGAGTGGGCAGACAACCATGCTTTGAAAAGGCAATTTCATGGTGTAAAAGATATCAAATGGAGGCCAAGATGA